The nucleotide window CCAAACGGTCTCAACGATTGCCGGATTCCCATTGATGATTGTTTGCTTGTTGTTGCTGCATTCCATTTGGCACATGTTAACGGCCAAAAATGCTGTAGCACCAGTCGTGGTTCCACAACCAGTTGTGATTCGCCGGATTACGGTGGAATTGCCACGAGCGGTTCGTGGGCCGATGATTTTATCGCCAGACCACGCTAATTAAACGAATGTAAACGAACGGGTAGCCCTGATTTTGCCGGGCTACCCATTTTGGTTATTTGGGTCAAATAAGAGTGCTAAGGTTTCACTACGGCCAGCCAACCCTGTGTGGCAGAACTTAATGATTAACTTAATCACTCATTATTGGAATCGTTGGTTTTTATCCACGGATGGCGTTTTAAGGGCGACTGGTTAGATTTCAGATAAAGTATCATGCTAACGGTTAAACCACCGATAACGTTCGATAAGACGTGTTAAGTGACAATCCTGGAGGAACTTACCACTTGTGACCTGAAAAATGATTTCGGGCCGGGCACTATAAATCTAGTGGTCAAAATTGAGTAGTCGTGCCACCTTTTTGTCAATTAGCTTGCTACTCTAGCGTGTGGAGGTATGATACAATGAAGCCGAATCATCCATTGGAGGGAAAATAACTTTATGGCAGATGAAAGTAACAATCCGCTGTTTTTCCGGCGTATTTTAATTACGATCGATGAGGACGACCGTCCATCGACCAGCCGGGCTTTTCGGTTTGCAATGACTATGGCGCGCGACTATCAAGCACATCTGGGTATTGCATCAGTCTTAGAAAACAATGATATCAGTATTTATGAGTCTTTGATGCCAGCTAAGCTGAACGAGAAACGGGATCATCTCCGGCGCATCGTTAAAGAATATGCTGACAAGGCGACGGCGTTTGGTGTTGAACAGGTTCGGCCGATTGTAGCCGAGGGTGGCGACGTTGACGACGTGATTCTGCAAAAAATTGTGCCAGACTTTCAACCAGACTTGATTGTTTGTGGAGCTGATGTGGACTTTGCAAGCCATGGTCATCCCGGTGCAATTGGTCTGCGGCTGACGAAGAAGTCTGACGTATCAGTCATCGTGATTCGTTAAGTGTCATGGTTCCGAACGCTGGTTGTGTTACCAATAAGGCGAATATTAGGTACTTTAGCAAAAAAGCACATTAGACTTTTCGATGGGAAAGTCCGATGTGCTTTTGTTAGTTGGTACGTAATTATGATAATTGGGGTCAGTAAGTTAGGCCGTTCAGTTAGTCTATTCAATCGAAATATGCCTATCAGTTATTAATCTACACATAGTTTGGTGTATAATAAGCATACTTGAGACGTTGTCAAAGGGGGAGTTCTGATGCAGAGACCAGCAATTCAGGGATTCTTGTTTGATCTACACGGGGTAATTGCTGATTCATGGCAGTACCACTTAGCTTCATGGCGAAAAATTGCCCAAGAACTTAAGGTACCGTGGACGCCACAGCTGGCTGAGACGTTACCAGGTATGAGTCGGCGTGCTTCGTTAGCAGCTATTTTAAGCTCTGACGGGCAAACGTCTAAGTTGACGGAACAACAATTTCAGGCCATTGCCACCCATGAAAATGAGTTGTATCAACGGATGATTGCCAAGATGACACCAGCTAATCGGTTGCCAGGCGTAACCAACTTTTTAAAGGAGTTGGTGGCGGCAGGATATCCAATGGCTTTGGCCTCGGCATCAACTAACGCACCAGCTGAAATTGTCCGGTTGGGATTGACAGGGTTCTTTCCGAAGATTGTTGCGGCCGATCAACTTCAACGCAGCAAACCCGCCCCCGACGTGTATTTGGCTGCGGCAAAGCTGGTGGGATTTCCCCCAGAAAATTGCGTGGCATTTGAAGACACGGTCACCGGGATACAAGCGGCTAAGGCTGCTGGGTGTTCCACGATTGGTATTAATCAGCAAGCTTTACCGGGCGCGGATGCTATGCTGGCCGATACGACGGCACTTAGTCTTGCAACCGTGCTGCGGGCACTTGGCCAGCCAATTGTGTGAGCACGAAGTCTTTCAAAATGATGGCTTGGTTGTGTTCCTCATCCTTGGCACCGTATAAAAAGATGACGTCCTGGGTGGCTAACTGATCAGCAACCAACTTTAG belongs to Levilactobacillus yonginensis and includes:
- a CDS encoding universal stress protein, producing MADESNNPLFFRRILITIDEDDRPSTSRAFRFAMTMARDYQAHLGIASVLENNDISIYESLMPAKLNEKRDHLRRIVKEYADKATAFGVEQVRPIVAEGGDVDDVILQKIVPDFQPDLIVCGADVDFASHGHPGAIGLRLTKKSDVSVIVIR
- the pgmB gene encoding beta-phosphoglucomutase, translating into MQRPAIQGFLFDLHGVIADSWQYHLASWRKIAQELKVPWTPQLAETLPGMSRRASLAAILSSDGQTSKLTEQQFQAIATHENELYQRMIAKMTPANRLPGVTNFLKELVAAGYPMALASASTNAPAEIVRLGLTGFFPKIVAADQLQRSKPAPDVYLAAAKLVGFPPENCVAFEDTVTGIQAAKAAGCSTIGINQQALPGADAMLADTTALSLATVLRALGQPIV